The genomic interval ATTAATCGCTCGTCGCTCTAAATACGTTTCGACAGCGCGATGGCTGCACGGCAACCCGCGCGAATCGCGAGGCTCAGGATCGGGTAGCCCGGCGCGCTTTCGGCGCCCGCCTTCAGCGCGGCTTCCTTGTGCTCGAGCTCCTCGGCGCGGAAATCCTCGACCGCGGCGCTGAGTTCGGGGTCGCGGTCGCCGAGTTCGTCGAGTTGATGCCGGTAGTGACGGTCGATTTCGGTCTCGACCGCCGCGGTGCAGGCCATCGCCGCTTTGGGGCCCATCGCGGCCGTCACCGCGCCGAGCGCGAAGCCCGCGACGTTCCAGACCGGCTGAAGCGCGGTCGGGCGCACCCCGCGCCGCGCGATCATCGCGTCGAAGAATTTGCGGTGCCGCTCTTCCTGCTCGGCCATATGCGCGATCTCGCGCGCCATCGGGTGGCGGTCACCCATCACCGCGAGCTGGCCCGCATAGATGCGCGTCGCGCCATATTCTCCCGCCTGATCGACGCGGATCATCGATGCGGTGCGCCGATTGCTCTTTTCCGGGGCTTCGGTCATGCGGCCGATGTGCGCCTGCCGCGCAGCAAGGTCAAGACGAGCGCAGCGGCGGCGAAGGAGAAGATGGCGTTGAACCCCGCCAGCGAGATGCCGAACAGCGACCACTGCACCGCGTCGCAGCGGATCAGCGGCGCGTTCATGATCGAATCGAGTGTGACGGGCCCCGCGCTGCCGGTCGCGCAGGTCGTGACGCCTTCCCAAAGGCCATATTCGACCCCGGCGTGAAAGACGCCGATCGCGCCGCTGACCGCAATCGCGATCGCAGCGAGCAGGGTGAGCGCGCGCATCGCCTTGTCGTTGCGGCGCATCAGCAGCGCCAGCACCGCGAGCAGGATCGCCGCCTGATGCGGCCAGCGTTGCCAATAGCACATCTCGCAGGGATGAAGGCCGAAGCCATATTGCGACACGAGGGCGCCGCCGTAGAGCAAAAGCGGCGCCGCGAATGCGACGAGGGGCGCGGCGAGACGCGATTTCAGCATATAAGAACCCCGGAAATCAGATCGTCATCCCGGCGCAGGCCGGGATCTCGACCTCGCAACCTGACGCACCGGCGAGATCCCGGCCTGCGCCGGGATGACGAATAGGAGGACATGGGCAAAGAGGGCGTCAGTTGCGGCGCGCGGGCTTGGCGCCAGCTTTGCCGGCCTGCGCCATGCGCGCCGTGCCCGGGCCGATCCGTCCGATCGTCTGCAGCGCATAGTGGAGCTGGAAGTCCTCGATGCCCTTTTCCTTGAGCTCGGCCGCGGTCGCGGTGAAG from uncultured Sphingopyxis sp. carries:
- a CDS encoding demethoxyubiquinone hydroxylase family protein, with amino-acid sequence MTEAPEKSNRRTASMIRVDQAGEYGATRIYAGQLAVMGDRHPMAREIAHMAEQEERHRKFFDAMIARRGVRPTALQPVWNVAGFALGAVTAAMGPKAAMACTAAVETEIDRHYRHQLDELGDRDPELSAAVEDFRAEELEHKEAALKAGAESAPGYPILSLAIRAGCRAAIALSKRI
- a CDS encoding disulfide bond formation protein B, which gives rise to MLKSRLAAPLVAFAAPLLLYGGALVSQYGFGLHPCEMCYWQRWPHQAAILLAVLALLMRRNDKAMRALTLLAAIAIAVSGAIGVFHAGVEYGLWEGVTTCATGSAGPVTLDSIMNAPLIRCDAVQWSLFGISLAGFNAIFSFAAAALVLTLLRGRRTSAA